The nucleotide window AGTCCCGACTCGCGAGGCGTGACGACGCCGTCGCTGTCCGGTAGCGCGAGAGAAAGATCGGACGCAGTTCAGATGTCCGCTTCGAAGTCCTCCAGCGCGTACGTCGGCTCCGCGCCGCGGCGGTCCAGCGTCTCGTTGGCCAGCAGCCAGTAGACGACCGACAGCGCACGTCGCCCCTTGTTGTTCGTCGGGACGACCAAGTCCACGTTCGACACCTGGTTGTTGGAGTCGCACATGGCGATCACCGGAATCCCGACCGTGATCGCCTCCTTGACGGCCTGGGCGTCGCCGATGGGGTCGGTGACGACCAACACGTCCGGCTCGATGTACCCCTCGTACTGCGGGTTCGTCAGCGTCCCCGGGATGAACCGCCCGGTCCGGGCGCGGGCACCGATGGCGTCTGCGAACTTCTCGGCCGGGAACCGACCGTACTGGCGCGAGGAGGTGACCAACACCTGCTCGGGGTCGTACCCCGCCAGGAAGTTCGCCGCCGTCCGGATGCGGCCGTCCGTCTGGCTCACGTCCAGGACGTACAGCCCGTCGTCGCGGACGCGGTGGATGAACCGCTCCATGTCCTTGGTCTTCTGCTGGGTCCCGATGTGGACACCCGCAGAGAGGTAGTCCTCCACCGGGATGAGGAGGTCGGCCTCGTCGTCCGGCATCACGTTCTCGTCGAAACGCGGGCCGGTCTCTTCTTCTTCCTCCTCGGGGTCGTCGGCGTCGCCGGCGCCGGCGGCGTCCACCGGCTCGGCGGCGCCCGCGTCCGCGGCGTCTACGGTGTCGACGTCCGTCTCGGCCGGCTCGGCCGGCTCGGTCTGTGCCTCCGTCTCCGTCTCCGGCGCCGCCGCGTCCGTCTCGGCGTCGGCGTCGGGGTCGTCTGTCGTGTTCTCGCTGTTGCTCATACGGCGTCCTCCGCGATGCGGATCAGCTCGTTCAGCTTGGCGGTTCGCTCGCCCCCGACCGTCCCCGTCTTCACGAACGGAGCGTCGGTCGCCACGGCGAGGTGTGCGATCGTGGTGTCTTCCGTCTCGCCCGAGCGGTGAGAGACGACGGCGGCCATCCCGGCGCGACCGGCGCGCTCTACGGCGTCGAACGCGTCCGTCAGCGTTCCGATCTGGTTGGGCTTCACCAGGATGCTGTCGCCCGCCCCCGTCTCGATTCCGCGCTCGAGTCGGTCGACGTTCGTCACGAACAGGTCGTCGCCACACACCAGCGTGTCGCCGACCTGCTCGGTCAGCGCCGCGAACCCCTCGAAGTCGTTCTCGTCTAGGGGGTCTTCCACGTACACCAGGTCGTACTCGTCTGCGAGCCCCGCGATCCAGTCGCGTTGCTCTTCGGGCGTCCGCTCCGTGTCGCCGGCGCGGTAGACGCCGTCGTCGGCGTCGTACAGCTCCGCGGCCGCCACGTCGAGTCCGAAGCCGATCTCGAACCCGCGCGCGTCCGCCACCCGGTCGGTCGCCTCGTCGACGATCTCGAAAGCCGTCTCGTCGTCCACCGGCGGCGCCCAGGCCCCCTCGTCGCCTTTCGCCGCCGACAGCCCACGCTCGTCTAACACGTCCGCGACGGTCGCGTGGACCTCGGCGTTGGCGAACACTGCCTCCGTGACCGACGGCGCCCCGACGGGTGCCGCCAGGAACTCCTGGATCGCCGTCGACTCGGCGGCGTGTTCGCCGCCGCCGACGACGTTGCCCAGCGGCACCGGGAAGGAGGCGCGTGCCCCCCGGAACGCGCCGCCGAGGTGTTGGAACAACGGGAGCCCGATCGTGTCGGCGCCCGCCTTCGCGGCCGCCATCGAGATCGCCACCGCGCTGTTGGCACCGATCTCCGAGAAGTCGTCCGTCCCGTCTGCGGCGTGTAAGGCGGCGTCGACCTCGCGCTGGTCGCCGGCGTGAACCTCGCCGACGAGCCGCGGCACCGCGTGCTGGCGGGCCGCCGCGATCGCCTCCGACGGCGGCCGCTCGACCGCCTCGTACTCCCCGGTGGAGGCGCCCGACGGCGCCGCCGCGCGGCCGAAGCCGCCCGCCTCCGTCAGCACGTCCGCCTCGACTGTCGGGTTCCCCCGAGAGTCGAGCACGCGCCGCAGGGAGACCGCCTCGACGAGCGTCATTGTCCCTCCCGTCGGACGGTGAACGGGAGTACGCCCGCGTCGTACTCCTCGGCGGCGATCAGGATGGGCTCACTCTGATCCGTCTCGACCAGCACCGGCGCACCGTACGCCACCTGGAGTGCCCGCGCGCCCAGGATCCGCGCCTTCTCGTACCGGTTGTAGCGCTGGCTCCCGCTCATTGGTACGGACTCACCACGTCGACGAGGTCCGTGTGGCTGACCATCATCCGCCGACAGCAGTGTCGGTCGACGCCCAGCTCGTCCAACACCTCGCCGGGGTCCTCCTCGCCTTCGCGCGCTCGTTCCTTGAACGCCTCCCAGTCGTCACCGATGACGTTGCCGCACGTGAAACACCGGACCGGGATCATCATGGGTGGATCACCTCAGCGGTACGACTTCTGGTAACGGGCCCGTGCGCCGGGGCCGCCCCACTTCTTCGGTTCGGACTGGCGGTCGTCGTTGACCAACAGTGACCGGTCGAAGCTCATGAACGCGTCACGAAGCTCCGCGTCGCTCAGGTGCTGGACCAGTCCGCGGGCGATGGCCGTCCGGGCGGCGTCCGCCTGCCCGGAGAAGCCGCCGCCGTTCACCGTCACGTCGATGTCGACATCCTCCCGCAGGTCGTCGTCGACGACACGGAACGGCTCCAGCATCTTCAGCCGTGACTGCTCCGGCTCGACCAGCTCCACTGGCGTGGAGTCGATACGTACACGCCCCTCGCCGTCCCGAACGGTGGCACGAGCGACGGCCGTCTTCTTCTTGCCCGACGTGTTCGTTACCATGTGACGTTGGCTCCCAGGTCCTCGGACACCGCACCGAGGGTGGTGAAGTTGATGTTCGACAGTCGATCCAACGAGGTGCCCTCCAGCACCTCCGTCTCGAAGTCGTCGTCGTCCGCGTACGGGTTGCCGACGTACACCCGAACCTGGGAGAACGCCTCCCGACCACGGGTCTTCTTGTGCGGCAACATCCCGCGGATCGATCGCTTGAAGATCCCGTCCGGACGCCGCGGGTACGCTGGCCCCCGGTCGGAGCCGATCTCCCGACGCTTCCGGAACGTCTCCAGCGTCGACTCCTCGTTGCCGGTGACGACCGCGCGCTCGGCGTTGACCACCGCGATGGTCTCGCCGTCCAGCGCGCGCTGAGCCACCTTCGACGCGACACGGCCGAGGATACAGTCGCGGGCGTCGACGACGACGTCCGCGTCGAGTTCTGCGACGCTCATCGGATCACCCGCACGTTCGATCCCTCTGGGTTGTTCGACAACGCTTCCTCAAGTCGGACCGCGTCGCCGACCTGGTCGATCTTCGTCTCCGCGGTGCCGGAGAAGTCGACGGCCGCGACGGTGACATCCTTCGTCAGGACACCCGACCCGAGCACCTTGCCCGGGACGATCACCGTCTCGTCGCCTTCCGCGTCCGCGTACCGATCGATGCGACCGAGGTTGACCTCCGCGTGCGTGGCCCGCGGCTTCTCCAGCCGGTCTGCCACGTCACGCCAGATGCCTGCGTCGGTCTCGCGTGCGACCGACTTCAGCTCGGCGATGAGATCCTGTAGTCGTGGATTGGTCTTGCTGCTACTCATTGGTAGACCTCCGTAGCTGCCGCCTGCGGCGGCGGTGCGCGCTACGAGCGCGACTGACTGCGAGAACGGAGTGTGAGGAGGGAGCACCCGTGGCTCTCCCGTTCGGTCGTGCCACAGAATGCAGGGAGCAGGATTCGAACTTCGGTCGCTCGCTCCCTAGTTCGAATCCATCTGCATCGGCGGCTCTCCCGTTCGGTTGAGCCACAGAATGCAGGGAGCAGGATTCGAACCTGCGGATCCCTATGGAACAGCGCCCTGAACGCTGCGCCGTTGACCAGACTTGGCTATCCCTGCTCGCACTCCGTCGTAACGCAGTCCCCGTTAAACCGTTTACGATCCCACACCACCCGACGGCGCCGCGGCTCGCTGCCGTCTCGTCGCCGGCCGTGGTGGTGTGGGCTCGTCTCATACTGCGACTGCGTCTGCCAGCTCGTCCGCGCGGTCACGGATACTGTCGACCGCACGGAGCATCAGTTCCTCGACGGGGACGGAGCCGTCCGACTCCACGTGGAACACGAACGCCCCCGGCACGTCCTCCACCCGGACCTCCTTGCCCGGGTACCGCTCCGTGAGGTCGTTGCCGAACTCGTCCGTGTGGACGATCTCCCCGTCTTCCGTCTCGATCACGCCCCGCAGAATCTGCGGGTCCGGATCGTCGAACTCCTCGCGGTCGCCGACGACCTCGACCCGTTGGAGGTGTCGGTAGCCGACCGCGACACCACCTTGGTGTTTGGCGTGTTCCTTCCCGGTGTCGAGCACCGCGTCGGCCTCGAACTCCAGCCGTTGTCCCTCCTTCAGTTCGACGACCGGGATGTCGTCGTCCGCAGGCTGGACCAGGTCGTCTGCCGTCTCCAGGTCGCCGGAGTAGGCGGTTCCCGGCCCCTCCTCGCTCAGGGCCAGCGTCACCGTGTCGCCGGCCTCGTAGTCGTCCAACGGGGTGGTGAGCGGCACCAACCCGAGCCGGAGCCCGACCATCTCGTCGAACATCACCGAGGAGTTCTCCACGAACCGCACCGTGTCGATGGAGAACGTCGGCACGTCCGCGATCATGGCCCGTCTGACGCCGTTTGCCGTCGCTGGCGTCAGCCCCCGGATCAACACCCGGGCGGAGCGATCTTCGCGCGTGACGAACGACACGTCGAACTCGTCTGTCATGTCAGAGTCGGTTCTTCTTCGGGGCGCGCGTCCCGTCGTGCGGGATCGGTGTCACGTCCTCGATACGGCCGATCTCCAGCCCCGCACGGGCCAGCGCACGGATCGTCGCCTGTGCGCCCGGCCCCGGAGACTTCTGTGCGTTGCCGCCCGGACCACGAACGCGGACGTGGACGCCCTCGATCCCCTCCGCCTGGGCCTCCTCGGCCACCTTCTCCGCCATCTGCATGGCGGCGTACGGGGACGCCTCGTCGCGGTTCTGCTTGACCACAGAGCCGCCCGAGGACTTCACGATGGTCTCTGCGCCCGTCACGTCCGTGATCGTGATCAGGGTGTTGTTGAACGACGCGAACACGTGGGCGACCGCCCACTTGTCTTGCTGTGTCTCGCTCATCTATTGTCCCTCCGCGCGCTCCGGGTGGAGCTCGTCTTCCAGCGGGCTCGTCTCGTCGAACGCCACGCTGTCCTCCTCGTGGACCCGGACCTGGTACCCCGGTCGCGTGACACGGGCACCGTCGACCGTGACGTGCCCGTGGACGACGAACTGTCGCGCCTGCTGGGGCGTGTTCGCCAGCCCCTGTCGGTAGACGACCGTCTGGAGACGGCGCTCCAGCACGTCCGTCTCGTCCAACGACAGCACGTCGGAGATGGCGTCCGTCTCGTCGAGGATCCCCGTCCGCTGGAGACTCTCGACGAACTCGCCGCCCGCCTCGGCGGCGACGTCCAGGTCACCCTGGGCCTCGCCGATCAGCCGTCGCGCCTCCCGTCGGTAGTTCCGCAGCTCCGACTGAGCACGCCACAGCTCCTCTTTGTTCTGTAGGCCGTACCGGCCCAGGAGTTCCGACTCCTGTGCGATCCGGTCTTCCTGGTACGGGTGATTCGGCGTCTCGTACCGCTTGGTGGACTCACCAGTCGTCATTCGTCACCCTCCTCTTCCTGCTCCTCGCGGATCTCCTCGACGTTGACGCCGATCGTGCCCTCCGTCCGTCCGGTGGACTTGGTGCGCTGACCGCGCACCTTCTGCCCGCGCTTGTGGCGGACACCGCGGTAGGAGTCGATCATCTTCATCCGGTTGATGTCGTGGCGACGGGCCTCTTCGAGGTCGGAGCCGACCTCGTGGGTGGTCTCGCCGGTGTAGAACTCCTTCTGCCGGTTGACCATCCACTCGGGGGCGTGGTCGTCTAAGTTCTCGACGACGTCGACGACACCCTCGATCTCCTCGTCGTCGAGCCGACCGAACGTCGCCGTCCGGTCGACCTCGGCAGTCTCGGCGACGAGTCGGGCCGCGCGCTGGCCGATACCCTTCATCTCTGTGAGACTCCGCTCGACGGTCTTCGTCCCGTCCAGGTCGGTCTGGCCGATCCGGACGAAGTACTGGAGGTCCTCGTCGTCCTCCTGCTCGTCTGGCGTGTCTCGGTGGTCTTCTGCACTCATGTCTTGTTGTCTAGACAGCGTTGCGGCGGGGATTCGAACCCCGGAGGCTTACGCCACTGAGTTAGCAACCCAGCGCCTTGGACCAGGCTAGGCTACCGCAACACGACTGTCGTCATCGTCGCCCTCTCGGACTCGGGGCGGCGCACCCCTACAGGTCTCCGTCCGGGAGAACGACACTCCGCGACTTAAGGCTCACGGAACGGCGCCCGCACGCCACTCGTTCACGTCCCCTCGTCGCCGTCGGCTGCCGGCAACTCCGCCACGACCGTCGTCCCCGTCTCCGTCTCGGCGAACCGCAGCCGACCGTCCGACCGGTCGACGACCAACCGGGCCAGCCACAGCCCCGCGCCGCTGCCGTGCTCGAGGTCGGTCTCCCTGCTGGCCTCGATCGCCGTTCGCTCGTGGTCCGGAATTCCCGGACCGTCGTCCGTCACCCGAAGTTCCACGACCGACCCACTCCGCCTCGCGGTCACCTCCACGGTCGCGTCCCCCTCGTTGTGGTGGATCCCGTTCTCCGCGAGACACCGCACCGCCAGCGGGAGGTCTCTGTGGGCCCGCACGCACAGTCCCTGGGACAGATCCGTCCGGATCGTCGCCGCCGGCACCGCCTCCCGCAGGCGCCGCACCACGGGCCAAACTGCCCGCCGCAGGTCGATCTCCCGGATCGGGTCCGTCCGGTCGATCACCCGTTTGATCTGGCGGGCCCGGTCGCTCGTCGCCGCCAGCCGGTCGGCCGTCCGTTGGATCGTGTCCAACAGCGTCCCCGTCCGCTCCGGGCCCGCGTCGCCGGCCTCCGCCGCCGCCCCGCGGATCACGTTCAGGTCGTTCCGGAGGTTGTGCCGCAACACCCGCGAGTACACGTCTTTCAACAGATCCAGGTCCGCCTGCCGGCGCTGGAGCGCCGCCCGGGCCTCGATCCGCGCCCGCGCAGCCCCGACGCTCGCCGCCAACAGCTCCGCCAGCTCCAGATCCTGTTCGTCGAACGCGCCACACCGGTCGGCGACAGCCGCGAACACCCCCTCGTCGCCGACGGGGACGACCAGGCCGGACCGGAACGACTCGTGGGCGGGCGTGGCGATCGGGTGAGTTCGAGTGTCGTCGACGAGTGCCGACTCCCCGGCGTCGACCACCCACCCCGAGATTCCCGCGTCCGCCGAGAACATCTCCTCGCCCGCCGCCATCGGCGTCTGTTCCGAGGCCGCCTCGACGACGAACGCCCCCTGCTCCTGGCGAGCCAACAGACACCAGTCGAACTCCAACACCTCGTCTGCGGCCCTCACCGCCTCCGACAGCAACGACTCCACCTCCGTACACGACTCCAGCGACGTGGCGACGACGTGGAGCCGTTGGATCTTCCGTTTCGACTCCCGGAGGTCCCGCTCCGACCGAATACGCGTCACCGCCTCACGGACGTGGATCGCCAACAGCTCCGCCAGCTCCAGGTCGGTCTCGTCGTAGTAGTTCTCCTCCGTCGAGATGGCTTGGAGCACCCCCGTGTCGCCGATCGGGACGGACACCCCCGACCGGAAGGTCTCGTCTGCCGGGGCGGACGTCTCGTGTCCCTGTACGTCCTCGGCGAGCACAGACTCTCCCGTCTGGTAGGTGTGGCCCAGCACACCCACCGTGTCGTCGAACGTCTCTAACGACGCCGACGGATCCGTCTGTGCGACGGGGACGAGCTGTCCGTCCTCGTGGACGAACACCCCACACACGTCGAAGTCTAGCACCTCCTCGGCGGCCGACACGGCCGTCTCGTACACCGCGTCCGTCGTCGTCGCGGCCGTAATCTCCGAGGCGGCGACGTGGAGCGACTCCAGCTTCGCCGCTTCGTCGACGCCGAGGCTCATACTGGATAGTGCCGGCTTCGCGTGTTAATTGTTTCTTCCCATCGTTCTGCCGACAATTTGGATGTACCTACGCTACTAACAGTCGAGCTAATTTCGAAGTCGTCCGAATCTGCCATCGCGGCGCCACTCGTCTCAGATCTCCACGCCGACAGCCTCGTAGTCCGTCCCCAGGACCACCATCGTCTGTGAGCGGTCGAACCCCTCCGTGTCGGCGATTTCTCTTTCCCCAACGAGAGTACCTTCACGAGAGTTACACTGTGAGCTTCCAGTGGGCTCCTTAACAGTGAAAAGGTGAGTGACGGCTGCCTGGACAGCTTAGAGCTTACAGGTGCAGTCGGATGTCGAGACGCAGTCGCCGTTTTCAATCGACGAGCAGATCGTGACGTACTTGTCCCACCAACAGCTGTTGTTGCTGTAACAGTCGCAACCGTCACAGTCTGCGATCTGATCGGTCGAGACATCGTCGTCTTTCGACGAACCGAACGGACGTGTCTCATAACTACCGTCGCTGTCGGGTAGGTAGATTTGGGACTCAGCGGACTCGGGACGGTGGATCGCGTACGGCTCCATCGCGGCGCCGCCGAGGTTGACCTCCAGCTTCCCATCGTCCACCCGAGTGACGAAGGCGCGCTGTGGGCCACTCTCGGACTCCACGATTGTCGTGCCGGCCGTCGACGACACCGTTAGTTCCGCGTCCGGCAGAGCACTGGCATCTGCCGTTTCCAGCAGGTCGTCGCCCGAAAGCCGGTCGAGAAGCGGCTGTGCAGTCCGTTCGAGCCGGCGTTTGTCTTCTGCCACTGTCGGCTCGCTCGTTGCGCTCACGCTACCGATACCAGCAAGACCGAGCGTAGCGAGTGCCCCGCCGACGAATCCGCGCCGTGCGGTTGACGGAGAGCTGTCGGCTGTCTCTGCGACTTGTTCGAGGATGTCTTCCTTCTTCAGGGACATCGATTCACGAGTTGCCGCGGCCTTTGATAAGAGTTTTGATTTAGAATTAGTTATTTTTCTGGAATTCATATCCAGCTGTCACTGAGAACCCCACAATGATGCATGCACCAAAGGGAAGGTTTATATCACCGAGGGTTGGGTTGAGAGTGTGAAAGAGACAGCGATCCGTATGACCGAAGTGTCGAAGCGGTACGGTGAGGTCACCGCTGTCGACGGTGTCTCCTTCTCTGTCTCGGTCGGTGAGGCCTTCGGGTTGCTCGGGCCGAACGGCGCCGGAAAGTCCACGACGCTAGACGTTCTGATCGGGTTCGCCGAGCCGACGGACGGTGACGTGGTCGTCGCCGGGCACGATGTGACGGAGTCACCAGCCGAGGCGAGAGGTGAAATGGGTATCGTTCCAGAGGACTGTGGCGTCTACGATCGACTGACTGCCGAGGAACACGTTCGGCTGGCTGCACGGGCGAAAGACGTAGCAGTCGATCCGGGTCGGTTGCTCCGACTGGTCGGCCTGGACCAGATCGCTTGGTCGCGGCCTGCCGGAGAGTACTCGAAAGGCATGGCACAGCGACTCAGGCTAGCGGTCGCACTCGTCGGAGATCCGGCAGTGCTCGTGCTCGACGAACCGCTTTCTGGGCTTGATCCGAGCGGCGTTTCGGAGATCACGTCGCTAGTGAGCGATCTCAGAGACGACGGGACCGCCGTCGTCTTCTCCAGTCACAATCTTCCGTACGTGGAGGAGGTGTGCGACCGCGTCGGTATCCTGAACAGTAGTGAGTTCGTCGGGGTCGAAGATCTCTCTGCCCGCAGACAGCAGCCGGAGGAACTGGCCGTGTCGACGAGCGGAGCGGTCGACGAGGCGGTGGCCGCAGTCGAGTCGGTCAGCGAGGTCACCTCGACAGTCGTGAGAGACGACGAAGTTCGAATCACCGTCACCGATCCCGCGGCGAAGGCCGAAGCGATTGCCAGAGCCCAGTCACAGGCTCAGGTGAACGACGTTCGAACGGGAACCTCCTCCGTTGAAGACGTGTTCTCACTGTACACTGAACAACAGAGAGAGGAGTCGAACACCGGTGACAGGACTGATAGAGAGGAGGTGACCGCAGTTTGAGCACCGAGGTTGTCGCAGGCCACGACATCCGGCGCACTCTCCGTTCTCGGGTCTTCGTCGGTCTCGTCGGTGCGTCGATCGTCGTGTGCGTCGCTGGGCTACTCGTGGGACAGTTAGTCGGTACCGGACGGGACCCGGTCTCTGCACTACGGGTGCAGTTGCTCGGGATGTGGATGGTCGCCGGGACAGTCGT belongs to Halobaculum sp. MBLA0143 and includes:
- a CDS encoding DNA-directed RNA polymerase subunit D; amino-acid sequence: MTDEFDVSFVTREDRSARVLIRGLTPATANGVRRAMIADVPTFSIDTVRFVENSSVMFDEMVGLRLGLVPLTTPLDDYEAGDTVTLALSEEGPGTAYSGDLETADDLVQPADDDIPVVELKEGQRLEFEADAVLDTGKEHAKHQGGVAVGYRHLQRVEVVGDREEFDDPDPQILRGVIETEDGEIVHTDEFGNDLTERYPGKEVRVEDVPGAFVFHVESDGSVPVEELMLRAVDSIRDRADELADAVAV
- a CDS encoding 30S ribosomal protein S4; translated protein: MTTGESTKRYETPNHPYQEDRIAQESELLGRYGLQNKEELWRAQSELRNYRREARRLIGEAQGDLDVAAEAGGEFVESLQRTGILDETDAISDVLSLDETDVLERRLQTVVYRQGLANTPQQARQFVVHGHVTVDGARVTRPGYQVRVHEEDSVAFDETSPLEDELHPERAEGQ
- a CDS encoding DNA-directed RNA polymerase subunit K — translated: MSGSQRYNRYEKARILGARALQVAYGAPVLVETDQSEPILIAAEEYDAGVLPFTVRREGQ
- a CDS encoding phosphopyruvate hydratase, which gives rise to MTLVEAVSLRRVLDSRGNPTVEADVLTEAGGFGRAAAPSGASTGEYEAVERPPSEAIAAARQHAVPRLVGEVHAGDQREVDAALHAADGTDDFSEIGANSAVAISMAAAKAGADTIGLPLFQHLGGAFRGARASFPVPLGNVVGGGEHAAESTAIQEFLAAPVGAPSVTEAVFANAEVHATVADVLDERGLSAAKGDEGAWAPPVDDETAFEIVDEATDRVADARGFEIGFGLDVAAAELYDADDGVYRAGDTERTPEEQRDWIAGLADEYDLVYVEDPLDENDFEGFAALTEQVGDTLVCGDDLFVTNVDRLERGIETGAGDSILVKPNQIGTLTDAFDAVERAGRAGMAAVVSHRSGETEDTTIAHLAVATDAPFVKTGTVGGERTAKLNELIRIAEDAV
- a CDS encoding 50S ribosomal protein L13, with the translated sequence MSVAELDADVVVDARDCILGRVASKVAQRALDGETIAVVNAERAVVTGNEESTLETFRKRREIGSDRGPAYPRRPDGIFKRSIRGMLPHKKTRGREAFSQVRVYVGNPYADDDDFETEVLEGTSLDRLSNINFTTLGAVSEDLGANVTW
- a CDS encoding 30S ribosomal protein S13, with product MSAEDHRDTPDEQEDDEDLQYFVRIGQTDLDGTKTVERSLTEMKGIGQRAARLVAETAEVDRTATFGRLDDEEIEGVVDVVENLDDHAPEWMVNRQKEFYTGETTHEVGSDLEEARRHDINRMKMIDSYRGVRHKRGQKVRGQRTKSTGRTEGTIGVNVEEIREEQEEEGDE
- a CDS encoding 50S ribosomal protein L18e — encoded protein: MSSSKTNPRLQDLIAELKSVARETDAGIWRDVADRLEKPRATHAEVNLGRIDRYADAEGDETVIVPGKVLGSGVLTKDVTVAAVDFSGTAETKIDQVGDAVRLEEALSNNPEGSNVRVIR
- a CDS encoding ABC transporter ATP-binding protein — translated: MTEVSKRYGEVTAVDGVSFSVSVGEAFGLLGPNGAGKSTTLDVLIGFAEPTDGDVVVAGHDVTESPAEARGEMGIVPEDCGVYDRLTAEEHVRLAARAKDVAVDPGRLLRLVGLDQIAWSRPAGEYSKGMAQRLRLAVALVGDPAVLVLDEPLSGLDPSGVSEITSLVSDLRDDGTAVVFSSHNLPYVEEVCDRVGILNSSEFVGVEDLSARRQQPEELAVSTSGAVDEAVAAVESVSEVTSTVVRDDEVRITVTDPAAKAEAIARAQSQAQVNDVRTGTSSVEDVFSLYTEQQREESNTGDRTDREEVTAV
- a CDS encoding 30S ribosomal protein S11, whose translation is MSETQQDKWAVAHVFASFNNTLITITDVTGAETIVKSSGGSVVKQNRDEASPYAAMQMAEKVAEEAQAEGIEGVHVRVRGPGGNAQKSPGPGAQATIRALARAGLEIGRIEDVTPIPHDGTRAPKKNRL
- a CDS encoding GAF domain-containing protein; its protein translation is MSLGVDEAAKLESLHVAASEITAATTTDAVYETAVSAAEEVLDFDVCGVFVHEDGQLVPVAQTDPSASLETFDDTVGVLGHTYQTGESVLAEDVQGHETSAPADETFRSGVSVPIGDTGVLQAISTEENYYDETDLELAELLAIHVREAVTRIRSERDLRESKRKIQRLHVVATSLESCTEVESLLSEAVRAADEVLEFDWCLLARQEQGAFVVEAASEQTPMAAGEEMFSADAGISGWVVDAGESALVDDTRTHPIATPAHESFRSGLVVPVGDEGVFAAVADRCGAFDEQDLELAELLAASVGAARARIEARAALQRRQADLDLLKDVYSRVLRHNLRNDLNVIRGAAAEAGDAGPERTGTLLDTIQRTADRLAATSDRARQIKRVIDRTDPIREIDLRRAVWPVVRRLREAVPAATIRTDLSQGLCVRAHRDLPLAVRCLAENGIHHNEGDATVEVTARRSGSVVELRVTDDGPGIPDHERTAIEASRETDLEHGSGAGLWLARLVVDRSDGRLRFAETETGTTVVAELPAADGDEGT
- a CDS encoding DNA-directed RNA polymerase subunit N, whose translation is MMIPVRCFTCGNVIGDDWEAFKERAREGEEDPGEVLDELGVDRHCCRRMMVSHTDLVDVVSPYQ
- the rpsB gene encoding 30S ribosomal protein S2, producing the protein MSNSENTTDDPDADAETDAAAPETETEAQTEPAEPAETDVDTVDAADAGAAEPVDAAGAGDADDPEEEEEETGPRFDENVMPDDEADLLIPVEDYLSAGVHIGTQQKTKDMERFIHRVRDDGLYVLDVSQTDGRIRTAANFLAGYDPEQVLVTSSRQYGRFPAEKFADAIGARARTGRFIPGTLTNPQYEGYIEPDVLVVTDPIGDAQAVKEAITVGIPVIAMCDSNNQVSNVDLVVPTNNKGRRALSVVYWLLANETLDRRGAEPTYALEDFEADI
- a CDS encoding 30S ribosomal protein S9, which gives rise to MVTNTSGKKKTAVARATVRDGEGRVRIDSTPVELVEPEQSRLKMLEPFRVVDDDLREDVDIDVTVNGGGFSGQADAARTAIARGLVQHLSDAELRDAFMSFDRSLLVNDDRQSEPKKWGGPGARARYQKSYR